A single genomic interval of Piliocolobus tephrosceles isolate RC106 chromosome 7, ASM277652v3, whole genome shotgun sequence harbors:
- the PENK gene encoding proenkephalin-A isoform X2 — protein sequence MECEGKLPSLKIWETCKELLQLPKPELPQDGTSTLRENSKPEESHLLAKRYGGFMKRYGGFMKKMDELYPMEPEEEANGSEILAKRYGGFMKKDAEEDDSLANSSDLLKELLETGDNREHSHHQDGSDNEEEVSKRYGGFMRGLKRSPQLEDEAKELQKRYGGFMRRVGRPEWWMDYQKRYGGFLKRFAEALPSNEEGESYSKEVPEMEKRYGGFMRF from the coding sequence ATGGAATGTGAAGGAAAACTGCCTTCTCTGAAAATTTGGGAAACCTGCAAGGAGCTCCTGCAGCTGCCCAAACCAGAGCTTCCTCAAGATGGCACCAGCACCCTCAGAGAAAACAGCAAACCAGAAGAGAGCCATTTGCTAGCCAAAAGGTATGGGGGCTTCATGAAAAGGTATGGAGGCTTCATGAAGAAAATGGATGAGCTTTATCCCATGGAGCCAGAAGAAGAGGCCAATGGAAGTGAGATCCTCGCCAAGCGGTACGGGGGCTTCATGAAGAAGGATGCAGAGGAGGACGACTCGCTGGCCAATTCCTCAGACCTGCTAAAAGAGCTTCTGGAAACAGGGGACAACCGAGAGCATAGCCACCACCAGGATGGCAGTGATAATGAGGAAGAAGTGAGCAAGAGATATGGGGGCTTCATGAGAGGCTTAAAGAGAAGCCCCCAACTGGAAGATGAAGCCAAAGAGCTGCAGAAGCGATATGGGGGCTTCATGAGAAGAGTGGGCCGCCCAGAGTGGTGGATGGACTACCAGAAACGGTATGGAGGCTTCCTGAAGCGCTTTGCCGAGGCTCTGCCCTCCAATGAAGAAGGGGAAAGTTACTCCAAAGAAGTTCCcgaaatggaaaaaagatatgGAGGATTTATGAGATTTTAA
- the PENK gene encoding proenkephalin-A isoform X1, translated as MAWFLRLCPWLLLLGPGLLATVRAECSQDCATCSYRLVRPADINFLACVMECEGKLPSLKIWETCKELLQLPKPELPQDGTSTLRENSKPEESHLLAKRYGGFMKRYGGFMKKMDELYPMEPEEEANGSEILAKRYGGFMKKDAEEDDSLANSSDLLKELLETGDNREHSHHQDGSDNEEEVSKRYGGFMRGLKRSPQLEDEAKELQKRYGGFMRRVGRPEWWMDYQKRYGGFLKRFAEALPSNEEGESYSKEVPEMEKRYGGFMRF; from the exons ATGGCGTGGTTCCTGAGACTCTGCCCTTGGCTGCTGTTGCTCGGCCCCGGGCTTCTGGCGACAGTGCGGGCAGAATGCAGCCAGGATTGCGCGACGTGCAGCTACCGCCTGGTGCGCCCCGCCGACATCAACTTCCTG GCTTGCGTAATGGAATGTGAAGGAAAACTGCCTTCTCTGAAAATTTGGGAAACCTGCAAGGAGCTCCTGCAGCTGCCCAAACCAGAGCTTCCTCAAGATGGCACCAGCACCCTCAGAGAAAACAGCAAACCAGAAGAGAGCCATTTGCTAGCCAAAAGGTATGGGGGCTTCATGAAAAGGTATGGAGGCTTCATGAAGAAAATGGATGAGCTTTATCCCATGGAGCCAGAAGAAGAGGCCAATGGAAGTGAGATCCTCGCCAAGCGGTACGGGGGCTTCATGAAGAAGGATGCAGAGGAGGACGACTCGCTGGCCAATTCCTCAGACCTGCTAAAAGAGCTTCTGGAAACAGGGGACAACCGAGAGCATAGCCACCACCAGGATGGCAGTGATAATGAGGAAGAAGTGAGCAAGAGATATGGGGGCTTCATGAGAGGCTTAAAGAGAAGCCCCCAACTGGAAGATGAAGCCAAAGAGCTGCAGAAGCGATATGGGGGCTTCATGAGAAGAGTGGGCCGCCCAGAGTGGTGGATGGACTACCAGAAACGGTATGGAGGCTTCCTGAAGCGCTTTGCCGAGGCTCTGCCCTCCAATGAAGAAGGGGAAAGTTACTCCAAAGAAGTTCCcgaaatggaaaaaagatatgGAGGATTTATGAGATTTTAA